In Methanomassiliicoccales archaeon, the genomic window AGCGTAAAAAAACCATAATATTTCTGTTCAAATTGCGATAATTAACATTATCAAAAAATAGGGGTCCATGGCTGCTCTTATGAATTTAAACTTTCTTCGACGATCCTCTTTTCTCTATCATCCAACCCGTAAAGTTCATATACAAGCTCATCTATACGTGCATCAACCTCTTGAATCTTCTCCTCCAATTCGGCTAAGCTTGGCCGGGGATCATTGAACTCCTTCTCATATTCTCTGTTTAGGATTTTCATTAGAGCTTTCATGTTCTCCAAGTCCTTTGATTTATTCCTTGTTGACCTTGGCACCCTTATATCTGTCAGGATTGTGTTGAGGATTTTCTTTTTGCTCCTGTACATTCGCTTTTTACCCGCCACATCATCATGGATTGAAAGGTGAAAGAATTCTTTTATTGTCTGATCGTCAAAGTAGACTTTTAGAACGTCCTCAACCTTGCCATCGTAGGCTACACCTAAAACAAGATAATCTTCCCCACCATGAACCCTATACCTTCGCGGTACAACCTCCTTATCATCATCTACCAACTTCTTCATCCTTGCCAGATTAATATTATAATCTGGGGCATTCTTCGGTTCTAAATATTCTCCCAGTGGCGTTCTCCCCTGACGAGTATTTTCGACAAGGGTCTTAAATGTCTTTTGTATAAACTGTTTTTTCCTGTTCAATTCCAAAATTTGATCAACAAGCTCTTCTATTTCTTTCACGGTGTCTTTATTCTCCTTTGTGATTGGGGGGATTGGAAGACGTTCTAAAAATGCTTTTTTGTACCTATAACCTTCACCTAATCCACCACCAGCATAATAAGTTTTAAAAAAGAATGATACTGGTCTTGAATTCAATAACCCTAAAATGTACTTTAGTCGCTCTCCGGTCATTAAAAATGCAGTTGCTTCAATATAAATGTTGTTATCATCATAAGCAAAGCTTGGACTTCTTACTATTTCCTGCCATACGATTTTCTCTCTTTCAAATTCATGATAGTATGCTATGGTGTCCTGTGTTTCAAACCATTTGTTATTTGTCTTCTTCCTATGCCCTGGCTTTCCGTCCTGCTTTAATCTTTCACCAAAACTCTTTAGGTACTCCTTTAGGTTGGGATAATCATCTATTTCAAGTTTTAAGGCTGGGAACGTTCCAATTATCCATAGACCTTTCCAGTCATATGAGTATCTTTTTATGTCACGTCCTCTTAAGATAGGCTTGATGATCTGCTCAGTCCTTTCTCTTTCTTCTCTGCTTCCACAATTCTCTAAGATTTCTCTCCTTTTTTTGTCGTTGATGATGAAGGCTTCATTAAACCCGGTTTTAATACCAAAGTAAATTTTTATGGGCCATTCCTTTAGTGGTTTCCCTATCTTCTCTATTTTTTCTTTTATTTGGTATATTTCTGGTTTTTGGAATGTCCATATTTCTTCTGTTAGGTATTTTTGGGGTAGTTTAAAGTCTTCATTGACTGTGATGCTCCCCTCTGGTGGTGTTTTTTTGATTATGATGGTGGATGGGTCTACTGTGGCGTCCTTGAATACTTTTTCGCCTGTGTAATCGTAGTATTTTTCGATTTTGAAGTTTTCCAGGATCCATTTGCGCAGTGGTTGGCCGTATTTTGCCCTTGTGTATTTGTTGGATGTTATGTGGGAGAATGTTCCTCCTTTTTTCAGTAGTTTCAGGCCTCTTTCTATGAAGTAGATGTAGAGGTCTGCTGTGCCTGTGTAGGTTTCGTATTGGCTTTTTAGGTATGGTTTTAGGTGTTTTATTTTTTCTTGTCTTATGTAGGGTGGGTTTCCGATTATGATGTCAAATCCTGGGTTTTGTTTTAGTTTTCCCTCTCTAGTGTAGAATACTTCTGGGAATTCGAGTTCGTAGTTGAATGGTTTTTGTTTTTCTGGTTTTTTGAAGTGTTCTTGGAGGTTTTCGTTTATCTCATCTTCTATTTTCTCTTTTAATTTTTTGTATTTTTTTTCGAGTTTTGTTTTCTTTTTTGGGTCTTTTTCTGTTTTTATTTTTTCGCGGTATTTTATCATTGTTTCTATTTCTTTGGAGTGTTCTTCTAGTTCTTCTCTTCCTTCTACGCCTGTTACTATTGAGTTGCCGACTTTTATGTTTTCTTCGAGGATTAGGGGGAGTTTTTCTCCGCGTTTCATTGCTTTTAGCATTAGGTTTATTGATGCTATTTCTGCTGCTACCTTGTCCAGGTCGACGCCGTAGATGTTTTTCTTTAGTATTTTCCATCTGTAGTTTTTTAGTGGTTCTTCTAATTTGGTGAGGATGTTTGTTTCTGTTATTTTTGCCTGTCCTTGGTTTTCTTTTTTGGTTTTTTCTCTTATTTTTTGGATTTCTTTTTTGTATTTTTTGTAATGTTCTTCAAATAGCTCGTAGGCTTTGACTAGGAATGATCCCGATCCACAGGCCGGGTCTAAGATTTTTATTTTTTCGGTTTCTTTGAATTTTTTAACTGCTTGGGGGTATTCTTCTTTTTTTAGGAGTTTTTGGGTTTCTTTCCAGATTTTTTCGAGTTTTGGTGTTAGTGTATTTTCTAGGATGTATTCTACGACGTGTGTTGGTGTGTAGTAGATGCCTGCTTCTTTCCTCGCCTCATCCACTGTCTGTATTTTTATTTTATCGTCTTTTTTTTCGAATTTTGTTGAGAGGTAGGCTTCGTAGGTGTTTCCTAGGATGTCTGATTTGAATTTTCTGAAATTTTGACGATACAAATGCTCAATTATTTCAGAGAGAATCTCATCATCGACTTTTTTTAGTATCTTGTCAAGCTCTTCATCCTTTTCGAATATTTTTGTGTTGTGCACATTATCGAAGCCATCGAAGAAGTTTATGAGATTTGATGATAATTGGGTGTATTCTGTTCCTTTGTAGAAGTCGACTGCTTTTTTCAGTTGGTCAGGCTGGTCAAGGATCCATTTGTCTTCTGCATACCTTATTATAATCATCCTATCAAGGATTCTCTGCGTATAAAATTTTAACTTGTCAAAATCCATCTCAGGGAACTTATCATGGATTTCCTCTGCAAGCAGGAACCTGCAGTAATTCATTAGGTTCAGGAAGTTTTCGTCTATGTCTGGCCTTTCTATACGATCCTCAAGGACTTCTATGTCACCACTTCTCAGACTATCCTCTGTTAAAAGCATTAAATCATCTATCCTTTCGAGATATTCTTTTGGTTTTTCCGTGTTTAGGACGATTTCACCTGTGTAAGCATTGAAAAGGCGGAATTTTTCAAAATTGGTTAGTATGGCCCATTTCACGCCAACGGTGCGGCCAGCATAATTGAGTACTTGCCTTTCTTCCTCAGTCCAATCAACAGGAAGCTTATGACCCTCAAGGGTTGTCTGGTGTGTCAAATCTTCCCTGGAAGGAACAACACCAAACTTTTTAGCTTCAACGAAAACAACAGGTTTATTATCTATTTTGAGTGTTATATCAGCATATCCTGCTCCACGGATATACATTTCAGCATCATATTCATGAGAATCGCGGACATTCCATCCTAGAGCCTCAAATAGGGGGTCTATGAAATCCTTTCTAACATTAGCCTCGTTTAGGATCTTCCGATTCTCAACATTCTCATATTTCTCGATTAGCCCTTCTATTTTTTCTTTGACCTTTGACTTTTCCATGGGGACCCCCGTTTTTCCTATTGTACAATTTCTTTTGTGGGGTTTATGATTTTTATTTTGTCGTCTTTTAATACTTTGAATTTTTCTTTCTTTTCTGTGTGTATGGGGTGGAGTTTTTCTGGTTCTATCTCTCTATTTCTGGGCCTGAG contains:
- a CDS encoding Eco57I restriction-modification methylase domain-containing protein: MEKSKVKEKIEGLIEKYENVENRKILNEANVRKDFIDPLFEALGWNVRDSHEYDAEMYIRGAGYADITLKIDNKPVVFVEAKKFGVVPSREDLTHQTTLEGHKLPVDWTEEERQVLNYAGRTVGVKWAILTNFEKFRLFNAYTGEIVLNTEKPKEYLERIDDLMLLTEDSLRSGDIEVLEDRIERPDIDENFLNLMNYCRFLLAEEIHDKFPEMDFDKLKFYTQRILDRMIIIRYAEDKWILDQPDQLKKAVDFYKGTEYTQLSSNLINFFDGFDNVHNTKIFEKDEELDKILKKVDDEILSEIIEHLYRQNFRKFKSDILGNTYEAYLSTKFEKKDDKIKIQTVDEARKEAGIYYTPTHVVEYILENTLTPKLEKIWKETQKLLKKEEYPQAVKKFKETEKIKILDPACGSGSFLVKAYELFEEHYKKYKKEIQKIREKTKKENQGQAKITETNILTKLEEPLKNYRWKILKKNIYGVDLDKVAAEIASINLMLKAMKRGEKLPLILEENIKVGNSIVTGVEGREELEEHSKEIETMIKYREKIKTEKDPKKKTKLEKKYKKLKEKIEDEINENLQEHFKKPEKQKPFNYELEFPEVFYTREGKLKQNPGFDIIIGNPPYIRQEKIKHLKPYLKSQYETYTGTADLYIYFIERGLKLLKKGGTFSHITSNKYTRAKYGQPLRKWILENFKIEKYYDYTGEKVFKDATVDPSTIIIKKTPPEGSITVNEDFKLPQKYLTEEIWTFQKPEIYQIKEKIEKIGKPLKEWPIKIYFGIKTGFNEAFIINDKKRREILENCGSREERERTEQIIKPILRGRDIKRYSYDWKGLWIIGTFPALKLEIDDYPNLKEYLKSFGERLKQDGKPGHRKKTNNKWFETQDTIAYYHEFEREKIVWQEIVRSPSFAYDDNNIYIEATAFLMTGERLKYILGLLNSRPVSFFFKTYYAGGGLGEGYRYKKAFLERLPIPPITKENKDTVKEIEELVDQILELNRKKQFIQKTFKTLVENTRQGRTPLGEYLEPKNAPDYNINLARMKKLVDDDKEVVPRRYRVHGGEDYLVLGVAYDGKVEDVLKVYFDDQTIKEFFHLSIHDDVAGKKRMYRSKKKILNTILTDIRVPRSTRNKSKDLENMKALMKILNREYEKEFNDPRPSLAELEEKIQEVDARIDELVYELYGLDDREKRIVEESLNS